From Vogesella sp. XCS3, the proteins below share one genomic window:
- the purF gene encoding amidophosphoribosyltransferase, whose protein sequence is MCGILGVVGQTPVNQLLYDGLQLLQHRGQDAAGIVTANGKTFHMHKGSGLVRDVFRTRNMRSLQGNAGIGHVRYPTAGSASCLAEAQPFYVNSPFGIVLAHNGNLTNTDELKSDMYRNDLRHINTNSDSEVLLNVFAHEIAARVEGASLTADAVFGAVEAVHRRVKGAYAVVAMIAGYGLVAFRDPHGIRPLIMGCNEVDNRTEYMFASESVALDCSGFKVLRDVLPGECVYVRFDGEMQSRVCAEKTQLAPCLFEYVYFARPDSVIDGVSVYQSRLVMGEMLAEKIRRQYQDMEIDVVIPIPDSSRQSALQLANALGLPYREGFIKNRYIGRTFIMPGQAVRKKSVRQKLNPVPMEFAGRNVLLVDDSIVRGTTSKEIVQMARDSGAKKVFFASAAPAVRFPNVYGIDMPTRAELLATGRNETQIAAEIGADAVIYQDLEALEQAVHSLNRELNVFEASCFSGCYITGDINEAYLDAIEAARGKSKPAGKEAKEGEDAGSQMVDLNLNVAEQNLM, encoded by the coding sequence ATGTGTGGAATTCTTGGGGTGGTAGGTCAGACACCCGTAAACCAGCTGTTGTATGACGGTCTGCAGCTGTTGCAGCACCGCGGTCAGGACGCAGCCGGTATTGTTACGGCCAACGGTAAGACCTTTCACATGCACAAGGGCAGCGGCCTGGTGCGGGATGTGTTCCGTACCCGCAATATGCGCTCCTTGCAGGGCAATGCCGGTATCGGCCACGTGCGCTACCCCACCGCCGGTTCGGCTTCTTGCCTGGCCGAGGCGCAGCCTTTTTACGTGAACTCGCCGTTCGGCATTGTGCTGGCACACAACGGCAACCTCACCAATACCGACGAGCTGAAGTCGGATATGTACCGCAACGATCTGCGCCACATCAACACCAACTCCGACTCGGAAGTGCTGCTGAACGTGTTTGCGCACGAAATTGCCGCGCGTGTGGAAGGTGCTTCGCTGACGGCGGATGCTGTATTTGGTGCCGTGGAGGCCGTACACCGCCGCGTGAAGGGGGCTTATGCTGTCGTGGCCATGATCGCTGGTTACGGCCTGGTGGCGTTCCGTGATCCGCACGGCATTCGGCCTTTGATCATGGGTTGCAACGAGGTGGATAACCGCACCGAGTACATGTTTGCTTCCGAGTCGGTGGCGCTGGATTGTTCCGGTTTCAAGGTGCTGCGCGATGTGCTGCCGGGCGAGTGCGTATATGTACGCTTTGACGGCGAGATGCAGTCCAGGGTGTGTGCCGAGAAAACCCAGCTGGCGCCGTGCCTGTTCGAATACGTGTACTTTGCCCGCCCGGATTCGGTGATTGACGGCGTGTCGGTTTACCAGTCGCGCCTGGTGATGGGCGAGATGCTGGCAGAGAAAATTCGCCGCCAGTATCAGGATATGGAAATCGACGTGGTTATCCCGATTCCGGATTCCAGCCGCCAGAGTGCTCTGCAGCTGGCCAACGCGCTGGGCCTGCCGTACCGCGAAGGCTTCATCAAGAACCGTTATATTGGCCGCACCTTCATCATGCCGGGCCAGGCGGTACGCAAGAAGTCTGTTCGCCAGAAACTGAACCCCGTGCCGATGGAGTTTGCCGGCCGTAACGTGCTGCTGGTGGACGATTCCATCGTGCGCGGTACTACCTCCAAAGAGATTGTGCAGATGGCGCGCGATTCCGGTGCCAAGAAGGTGTTCTTTGCCTCGGCAGCCCCGGCAGTACGCTTCCCGAACGTTTACGGTATCGACATGCCGACGCGTGCCGAGTTGCTGGCTACCGGCCGCAACGAGACGCAAATTGCGGCCGAAATCGGTGCCGATGCGGTGATCTACCAGGATCTGGAAGCGCTGGAGCAGGCGGTTCACAGCCTGAATCGCGAACTCAATGTGTTTGAGGCGTCTTGCTTTAGCGGTTGCTACATTACCGGTGATATCAACGAAGCCTATCTGGATGCGATCGAGGCAGCGCGTGGCAAGAGCAAGCCCGCAGGCAAAGAGGCCAAAGAGGGCGAAGATGCCGGCAGCCAGATGGTCGATCTCAACCTGAACGTGGCTGAACAAAACCTGATGTAA
- a CDS encoding O-succinylhomoserine sulfhydrylase, producing the protein MSSDDPCLSLHPETLAIRAGRETSEYREHSQSLQLTSSFTFDSAAQAAAMFLGEIDGFTYSRFTNPTVSAFQQRLAAMEGAERAVATSTGMAAIQATMLTLLKSGDHIVSSRSLFGSTINLFNGVLAKFGVETSYVDAANLDAWRAAIKPNTKVFFLETPSNPLTDLADIAAVAAIAHEAGALLVVDNCFCSPALQQPIKLGADLVVHSATKYLDGHGRVMGGAVVGSDKLVEQVYLHVRTAGPSLAPFNAWVLLSGLETLHLRMEKHSANALALAQWLQQQPAVEKVFYPGLPDHPHYELAQRQQKSGGAVLSFQVKGGREAAWKVVDAIQLISRTANLGDVKTTLTHPASTTHARITPEARANAGITEGLLRVAVGLEHIEDLKADLLRGL; encoded by the coding sequence ATGTCCAGTGATGACCCTTGTCTGAGCCTGCACCCTGAAACCCTGGCCATCCGGGCTGGTCGCGAGACTAGCGAATACCGCGAACATAGCCAGAGCCTGCAGCTTACTTCCAGTTTTACCTTTGACAGCGCAGCCCAGGCTGCCGCCATGTTCCTGGGTGAAATCGACGGCTTTACCTACTCCCGCTTTACCAACCCCACCGTGTCGGCATTCCAGCAGCGCCTTGCCGCCATGGAAGGCGCCGAGCGTGCGGTAGCGACCTCTACCGGCATGGCGGCAATTCAGGCCACCATGCTGACGCTGCTGAAAAGTGGCGATCACATCGTTTCTTCGCGCAGCCTGTTTGGTTCCACCATCAACCTGTTCAATGGGGTGCTGGCCAAGTTTGGCGTAGAAACCAGCTATGTGGATGCGGCCAACCTGGACGCCTGGCGCGCGGCCATCAAGCCCAATACCAAGGTGTTTTTCCTGGAGACACCCTCCAACCCGCTTACTGATCTGGCGGACATCGCGGCAGTGGCCGCTATCGCACATGAGGCAGGGGCCTTGCTGGTAGTGGATAACTGTTTCTGCTCGCCAGCGCTGCAACAGCCCATCAAGCTGGGTGCTGACCTGGTCGTGCATTCGGCTACCAAATACCTGGACGGCCACGGCCGCGTGATGGGTGGTGCGGTGGTGGGGAGCGACAAGCTGGTCGAGCAGGTGTACCTGCACGTTCGTACAGCTGGACCATCGCTGGCACCATTCAATGCCTGGGTATTGCTATCCGGGCTGGAGACGCTGCACCTGCGCATGGAAAAGCACTCCGCCAACGCGCTGGCACTGGCGCAGTGGCTGCAGCAACAGCCTGCCGTGGAAAAGGTGTTCTACCCGGGCTTGCCCGACCATCCGCACTACGAGTTGGCACAGCGCCAGCAGAAAAGTGGCGGGGCGGTGCTGTCGTTCCAGGTAAAAGGCGGGCGAGAAGCTGCCTGGAAGGTAGTAGATGCCATCCAGCTGATTTCCCGTACGGCCAACCTTGGGGACGTCAAAACCACACTGACCCACCCGGCATCTACTACTCATGCGCGTATTACCCCGGAGGCTCGTGCCAATGCGGGCATTACCGAAGGTTTGCTGCGTGTGGCGGTGGGGTTGGAGCACATAGAAGACCTGAAAGCAGATTTGCTGCGCGGTCTGTAA
- a CDS encoding CvpA family protein — protein MTWLDYLILALIAGSIMLSLFRGLAAEVLSLFSWLIAFWAARSLSPLVAEFMPLPGDGLRLVAAFLLLLVGVWLLAGVLRASLTVMLDAVGLGGVNRFMGAVFGLVRGMLLVTVVMIMGGLSNLPQSPGWQNALLVAPFQAVALAAKPWLPDTLAQKMKFT, from the coding sequence ATGACCTGGCTGGACTACCTGATTCTGGCGTTGATTGCCGGCTCTATCATGTTGTCACTGTTTCGCGGGTTGGCCGCAGAGGTGCTTTCGCTGTTTTCCTGGCTGATTGCGTTCTGGGCGGCGCGCAGCCTGTCGCCGCTGGTTGCCGAATTCATGCCTTTACCCGGTGATGGCTTGCGCCTGGTAGCGGCATTCCTGCTGTTGCTGGTGGGCGTCTGGTTGCTGGCGGGTGTCTTGCGTGCCTCGCTCACCGTGATGCTGGATGCGGTAGGCCTGGGTGGCGTGAACCGCTTCATGGGTGCTGTGTTTGGTCTGGTGCGCGGTATGTTGCTGGTGACGGTGGTGATGATTATGGGCGGTTTGAGCAATTTGCCGCAGTCGCCAGGCTGGCAGAATGCCTTGCTGGTGGCGCCGTTCCAGGCAGTGGCTTTGGCTGCCAAGCCATGGTTGCCGGATACGCTGGCGCAGAAAATGAAGTTTACTTAG